The proteins below are encoded in one region of Ricinus communis isolate WT05 ecotype wild-type chromosome 6, ASM1957865v1, whole genome shotgun sequence:
- the LOC8279199 gene encoding LOW QUALITY PROTEIN: receptor-like protein kinase FERONIA (The sequence of the model RefSeq protein was modified relative to this genomic sequence to represent the inferred CDS: inserted 1 base in 1 codon), producing MKGENTNDNSFLAAIMFLSFLFFNRIVSFSAEELPYYVPSDNVAMDCSPEKSYDFSSNPNNKLNINFSTVSRVYAIDPDTRERPKISACIFKKQVTYPFYVSVGPKFVRLYFKPVTYSGLNISKALFSVHVGQYTLLTTSSSTYSTFHPEAEYVVREFCINLEDQVLNMTFTPSSKILGAYAFVNKIEIVSMSSKLYIQEDVPLPLVGQSSYYSMENSVALEMMHRINIGGNFIPPAEDNGMFRVWTGDDDDDFMNGEGNTSPIESEVEIKASSVKLYAAPIQVYTSATTIPDMSVSNYSATWSFPVDSGFYYLVRLHFCEISSVIQHDGQRVFHVYINNQTAEEHADIFYWSHGAGIPTYRDYIVNLSRRAEGIKYIQISLRSEKESTALPILNGLEIFKLSDLSHNLAGPHPFGVRIHPHLNLSDFQDHRVLMLSRTARYLSLSFFATSFLCSLHYLVSKSGLLRKTLKQEQSSDCCRTFSIAEIKAATDNFSDTLLIGTGGFGMVYKGSIDSGSTNVAIKRANTSSHQGLKEFQTEITVLSKLRHCHVVSLIGYSMNDKEMILVYNYMAQGTLRDHLYKAHKPPLPWKQRLKICLGAARGLHYLHTGAKNTIIHRDIKSTNILLDEKLVAKVSDFGLSTSALRQSNTHVSTIVKGTLGYXNPEYYRRQKLTAKSDVYSFGVVLFESLCARPAVMAMRDIEEEEYYEKVNLAEWALHCYQMGTLDQIIDPYLNGKIASECFKTFTDIARKCLAERGSERPSMGDVLCNLELALQQQNAADMEEDRAREEANGRTNDDVSIMIDGHEQCICFDHSDQTPGLEFSEIMFPIGR from the exons ATGAAGGGAGAAAACACAAATGATAATTCGTTTCTTGCTGCAAtcatgtttctttctttcttgttcttcAATCGCATAGTATCTTTCTCTGCCGAAGAGCTACCCTACTACGTCCCTTCAGATAATGTCGCAATGGATTGTTCCCCAGAAAAATCCTATGATTTCAGCTCAAATCCTAACAATAAActtaatatcaatttttcaaCTGTGTCAAGGGTTTATGCTATTGATCCTGACACACGTGAGAGACCAAAAATTTCTGCTTGCATCTTTAAGAAACAGGTTACTTACCCTTTTTATGTATCCGTTGGTCCCAAGTTTGTTCGACTTTATTTCAAACCAGTCACCTATTCAGGATTAAATATATCAAAGGCATTATTCTCTGTCCATGTTGGTCAGTATACACTTCTAACTACTTCTTCATCCACATACTCTACGTTCCATCCAGAAGCTGAATATGTTGTCAGAGAATTCTGTATCAACTTAGAAGACCAGGTACTAAATATGACTTTCACCCCATCATCAAAGATTTTGGGTGCTTATGCTTTTGTCAACAAGATTGAAATTGTCTCGATGTCTTCAAAGCTTTACATCCAAGAAGATGTTCCACTTCCCCTTGTCGGGCAATCTTCTTATTATTCTATGGAGAACTCTGTAGCCCTTGAGATGATGCACAGGATCAACATAGGAGGAAATTTTATCCCTCCAGCAGAAGATAATGGCATGTTTCGTGTATGGACtggagatgatgatgatgatttcaTGAATGGTGAAGGCAATACAAGTCCCATTGAATCAGAAGTTGAAATTAAAGCAAGCTCAGTGAAGCTGTATGCAGCTCCAATTCAAGTTTACACCTCTGCCACAACAATTCCAGATATGTCTGTAAGTAACTACAGCGCTACATGGTCATTCCCTGTTGATTCTGGCTTTTATTACCTGGTTAGACTCCATTTCTGTGAGATTTCAAGTGTAATTCAGCATGATGGTCAAAGAGTTTTTCATGTTTATATCAATAATCAAACTGCTGAAGAACATGCcgatattttttattggagCCATGGGGCTGGAATTCCCACTTACAGAGACTACATTGTCAATCTTTCTAGACGTGCCGAAGGCATAAAGTATATACAAATTTCGTTGAGAAGTGAGAAAGAATCAACAGCACTACCCATTTTAAATGGTTTGGAGATTTTCAAGTTGTCAGACCTTTCACACAATCTTGCAGGACCACATCCTTTTGGTGTAAGAATACACCCGCATCTGAATCTTTCAGACTTTCAAGATCACCGTGTTTTGATGCTTTCAAGGACAGCCCGCTATCTCAGTCTCAGCTTTTTTGCAACATCTTTTCTCTGCTCGCTTCATTACTTAGTTTCGAAATCTGGGCTATTGAGAAAAACTTTAAAGCAAGAGCAATCATCTGACTGTTGTCGTACCTTCTCAATTGCTGAGATAAAGGCAGCAACCGACAATTTTTCAGACACTCTGCTCATTGGCACAGGCGGATTCGGGATGGTATACAAAGGATCCATTGACAGTGGCAGCACCAATGTTGCTATAAAGCGTGCCAATACAAGTTCACACCAAGGACTAAAAGAGTTTCAAACTGAAATCACAGTGCTTTCAAAGCTCAGACACTGCCATGTAGTATCTTTAATTGGCTACTCCATGAATGACAAGGAAATGATACTCGTTTACAATTACATGGCTCAAGGTACACTAAGAGATCACCTGTACAAGGCCCATAAACCTCCACTACCTTGGAAGCAAAGGCTTAAGATTTGTCTTGGAGCAGCAAGAGGACTGCACTACCTGCACACAGGAGCAAAGAATACCATCATTCACCGTGATATCAAGAGTACCAACATACTATTAGATGAAAAATTGGTAGCAAAGGTTTCAGATTTTGGGTTATCAACAAGTGCATTGAGACAGTCTAACACACATGTTTCAACTATTGTAAAGGGCACTCTTGGTT CTAATCCTGAATATTATCGACGTCAAAAGCTGACAGCAAAGTCAGATGTGTATTCTTTTGGAGTGGTTCTGTTTGAGAGTCTATGTGCTAGGCCTGCTGTGATGGCGATGAGGGATATTGAAGAGGAAGAGTATTATGAGAAAGTGAATTTGGCAGAGTGGGCATTACACTGCTACCAAATGGGAACTCTCGATCAGATAATTGACCCATATTTGAATGGGAAGATTGCTTCTGAATGCTTCAAGACGTTCACTGACATAGCAAGGAAGTGTTTAGCAGAAAGGGGAAGTGAAAGGCCATCCATGGGAGATGTGCTATGCAATTTGGAGCTTGCACTGCAGCAGCAGAATGCTGCTGATATGGAAGAAGACAGGGCTCGAGAAGAAGCAAATGGAAGGACGAACGATGACGTCTCCATAATGATTGATGGTCATGAACAATGCATTTGCTTTGATCATTCAGACCAAACTCCAGGGCTGGAGTTTTCTGAAATCATGTTTCCCATTGGACGTTGA